From Primulina huaijiensis isolate GDHJ02 chromosome 15, ASM1229523v2, whole genome shotgun sequence, one genomic window encodes:
- the LOC140960140 gene encoding uncharacterized protein, giving the protein MPTKHLGIIFWNTLNHLSHTYQAMDWFSWLSKTSLDPSLVYEYGLAFAQNELEQEDIPYFNHEFLQSMGISIAKHRLEILKIASKENRNVPHPMSRILIAIKRTKTSFSKYLRTWMHHKEPALALVPCRAHSARWKDCKLKRNRRLVATTGRAPLLLTNGSPLLLATPRINSFSSPTVYHDFQKDDEKVDEDYDEYWSPAVEEIKRKTMFHNLKPT; this is encoded by the coding sequence atgccCACAAAACATTTGGGCATCATATTTTGGAACACACTCAATCACCTTTCACACACATATCAGGCCATGGATTGGTTTTCTTGGCTCTCGAAAACAAGCCTAGATCCGTCCTTGGTCTACGAGTATGGCCTAGCGTTTGCGCAAAATGAGCTAGAACAAGAAGATATACCTTACTTCAATCACGAATTCCTCCAAAGTATGGGAATTTCCATAGCGAAACACAGGCTTGAAATTCTCAAGATTGCTAGCAAAGAAAATAGGAACGTCCCACATCCCATGTCAAGGATTTTGATCGCGATCAAGCGGACGAAGACCTCGTTTTCCAAGTACTTGCGCACCTGGATGCATCACAAGGAACCGGCACTCGCCCTCGTGCCTTGTCGAGCTCATAGTGCTAGATGGAAGGATTGCAAGCTCAAGAGGAACAGAAGGCTGGTGGCGACGACGGGTCGGGCTCCACTTTTGCTCACGAATGGGAGCCCCCTATTGTTGGCTACTCCAAGAATCAACAGCTTCTCGAGCCCTACGGTGTATCATGACTTTCAAAAGGATGATGAGAAAGTGGATGAAGATTATGACGAATATTGGTCTCCTGCAGTGGAAGAGATCAAGCGGAAAACAATGTTTCACAATTTGAAACCAACTTGA
- the LOC140959832 gene encoding protein NUCLEAR FUSION DEFECTIVE 4, whose product MVGLKQGTRPPWVGLGAAVWLQIAAGNAYTFPLYSPSLKSVLGFNQHQLTILGVANDIGENVGILAGIVCNKLPPWAVLLVGVFAAFLGYGVLWLAVSQTVQSVPYWVLWLALCIGANSSAWLATAVLVTNMRNFPLSRGTVAGVLKGYGGLSAAVFTEVYTMVLNGSDSSLLLLLTLGIPATGLAMMYFIRPCTPASGEDSYEHAHFLFAQGASISLAIYLLTTTILKNLLFLGNIISYIILAIMIILLMAPLAIPLKMTLFPANHKKPPQPADIVSGDTDLNPADPLLIPSSSATYLGSFYESEDVSEIDLLLAVGEGAVKKKRRPRRGEDFKFREAVVKADFWLLWFVYFVGVGSGVTVLNNLAQIGVSLGVSDATMLLSLFSFCNFLGRLGAGAVSEHFVRSKTIPRTFWMTITQFIMILTFLLYASALNGTLYSGTALLGICYGVQFGVMIPTASELFGLRHFGIIFNFMQLGNPAGAFLFSGFLAGHIYDAEAAKQQSSSCIGPHCFRITFLVLAGLCGLGTILSIILTLRIRPVYQMLYAGGSFRLPQSSGH is encoded by the exons ATGGTAGGGTTGAAGCAAGGCACAAGACCACCATGGGTTGGTTTGGGTGCCGCGGTTTGGCTCCAAATAGCCGCGGGAAATGCATACACTTTTCCTTTGTACTCTCCTTCACTGAAATCAGTTCTGGGTTTCAATCAGCACCAGCTAACCATCCTTGGGGTGGCCAATGATATTGGGGAAAATGTGGGGATTCTTGCAGGAATTGTTTGCAATAAGTTGCCTCCTTGGGCTGTTCTTCTTGTCGGTGTCTTCGCTGCTTTCTTGGGTTATGGTGTTCTTTGGCTTGCTGTTAGTCAGACTGTTCAGTCGGTGCCTTATTGGGTG TTGTGGTTGGCGCTATGCATTGGAGCCAACAGTAGCGCATGGCTGGCCACAGCTGTTCTTGTTACCAACATGAGGAACTTTCCTCTCAGTAGGGGTACCGTTGCGGGTGTGCTCAAAGGCTATGGTGGTTTAAGTGCTGCAGTTTTCACAGAGGTGTACACTATGGTCCTTAATGGGTCAGATTCAAGTTTGCTGCTACTCTTAACATTAGGCATCCCCGCTACAGGTTTGGCAATGATGTACTTTATTCGCCCTTGTACTCCAGCTTCTGGAGAAGACTCGTATGAGCATGCCCATTTTCTTTTCGCCCAAGGAGCTAGTATCTCACTTGCCATTTATCTTCTCACGACGACAATTTTAAAAAACCTCTTGTTCCTTGGAAACATCATCTCCTATATAATTCTTGCTATAATGATTATACTTTTGATGGCTCCTTTGGCAATTCCTCTAAAAATGACCCTGTTTCCTGCAAATCATAAGAAACCTCCCCAGCCAGCTGATATAGTCTCTGGAGATACTGATTTAAATCCGGCCGACCCTTTGTTGATCCCATCATCATCGGCAACGTATCTTGGAAGTTTTTACGAGTCTGAAGATGTTTCAGAAATAGATTTACTTCTTGCTGTGGGTGAGGGAGCagtgaagaagaaaagaaggcCGAGAAGAGGAGAAGACTTCAAATTTCGTGAAGCTGTGGTAAAGGCAGACTTCTGGCTTCTATGGTTTGTTTACTTTGTTGGAGTTGGTTCTGGAGTAACGGTCCTTAATAATTTGGCACAAATTGGGGTTTCGCTTGGTGTCAGTGATGCAACTATGTTGTTAAGTTTGTTCAGCTTTTGTAATTTTTTGGGCCGCCTAGGGGCTGGAGCTGTTTCTGAACACTTTGTGAG GTCAAAGACAATTCCTCGGACATTTTGGATGACAATAACGCAGTTTATCATGATCTTAACATTTCTCCTATACGCCTCAGCTCTGAACGGCACCCTGTATTCTGGAACAGCATTGCTTGGAATTTGCTATGGCGTCCAGTTCGGCGTAATGATTCCAACTGCGTCCGAACTCTTTGGCTTGAGACATTTCGGCATCATTTTCAACTTCATGCAGCTGGGAAATCCTGCTGGTGCATTTCTATTCTCAGGTTTTCTTGCTGGCCATATATATGATGCCGAAGCTGCAAAGCAGCAAAGTTCTTCTTGCATAGGCCCACATTGCTTTAGGATCACGTTTCTAGTTTTAGCCGGGCTTTGTGGGTTGGGAACAATATTGAGCATAATACTTACCTTAAGAATAAGACCAGTTTACCAAATGCTTTATGCTGGAGGTTCCTTTCGTCTGCCACAAAGTTCTGGTCACTGA